In Gammaproteobacteria bacterium, one DNA window encodes the following:
- a CDS encoding TonB-dependent receptor codes for MSRRILKHFLQVSALLLGPAEALSAQGALEGQVRDVATGRSLAGVQISLPELGTGGITDAEGHYRIAGIPAGTRAVEIRLIGYHTERREVVVTDAVTTRLDMVLAQEAIALEGVVAIGTRARPRTVTESMVPIDAIPPSDFVDQGDTDVADLLRTVVPSYNINPQATGDAAKIVRPANLRGLAPDHTLVLVNGKRRHRAAAILWIGNGVSDGAQGPDLSSIPAIALRQAEVLRDGASAQYGSDAIAGVMNFQLRNDRSGGGIEMRGGGFADGGGESYTVSGNIGLPVGAFGFANLSAEYGSADATSRSVQRSDAALLTSVGNTHVRDPAQIWGSPKIEDDFKLWGNFGHLLRGGTQLYGHANYAGERVTGGFFFRNPNTRAAVFSIDGGETLLIGDVLDAKDGVLDGSAGCPTVRVNDGLPDQAALARVMADPNCFTFQKRFPGGFTPQFGADVTDASVVAGVKGQTADGLLWDASASYGANEVDFFIFNTVNASLGPDTPDEFDPGLYRQEEVGVNVDLGYAASDMVNLAAGAEWRDEHFTIGLGQDESWVIGPYAPQGFSAGSNGFPGFSTIAAGGWHRINFAFYGDAEVLDPADGRWNLGGALRFENFEDFGATLNGKLAARYALAEGFALRGSLSTGFRAPTPGQQNAFNVSTQFNRELRDLVNNGTIPSTSRVAQLNGGEPLDAEKSRNLALGAVVGVGAFQLTADYFHVRVSDRLALTQSFELTDVQKTQLVAEGISSATNLQNFRFFTNDFQTRTHGIDIVATWAPPSSSDTELSLAFNHTDTRVTRYDPDVVNDTRIRQLQEGLPRYRWLVTGKHALGGVRLLARLSYYAGWFDSRDDTSYGGNHLVDLEASYSLSEAATVTVGGQNALNHYPQENANAVFSGNRYGPNSPFGSNGGFYYLRFGYRWE; via the coding sequence ATGAGCAGGCGAATCTTGAAGCATTTTCTCCAGGTCTCCGCCCTCCTCCTCGGGCCCGCGGAAGCACTGTCGGCGCAGGGTGCGCTGGAAGGACAGGTGCGCGACGTGGCCACCGGGCGGTCCCTTGCCGGCGTCCAGATCTCGCTGCCGGAACTCGGGACCGGGGGCATCACCGACGCGGAGGGCCACTACCGGATCGCGGGCATCCCGGCGGGCACCCGGGCGGTGGAGATCCGGCTCATCGGCTACCACACGGAGCGTCGCGAAGTGGTGGTCACCGACGCCGTGACGACCCGGCTGGACATGGTGCTGGCACAGGAGGCCATCGCCCTGGAGGGGGTGGTCGCCATCGGCACCCGGGCACGGCCTCGCACGGTCACCGAGTCCATGGTGCCCATCGACGCCATCCCGCCCTCGGACTTCGTCGACCAGGGCGACACCGACGTGGCCGACCTGCTGCGGACCGTGGTGCCTTCCTACAACATCAACCCGCAGGCCACTGGCGACGCGGCCAAGATCGTCCGCCCGGCCAACCTGCGCGGGCTGGCGCCCGACCACACGCTCGTGCTGGTCAACGGAAAGCGGCGCCACCGCGCGGCGGCCATCCTGTGGATCGGCAACGGGGTTTCCGACGGCGCCCAGGGACCGGACCTGTCCAGCATCCCGGCCATCGCGCTGCGCCAGGCCGAGGTCCTCCGCGACGGAGCCTCGGCACAATACGGCTCTGACGCCATCGCCGGAGTCATGAACTTCCAGCTCAGGAACGATCGTTCGGGCGGCGGGATCGAGATGCGGGGGGGAGGATTCGCGGACGGCGGGGGCGAGTCGTACACCGTGTCCGGCAACATCGGGCTGCCGGTCGGCGCGTTCGGGTTCGCGAACCTGAGCGCGGAGTACGGGAGCGCGGACGCGACCAGCCGCAGCGTGCAGCGCTCGGACGCCGCTCTGCTGACGTCGGTGGGAAACACGCACGTCCGCGATCCCGCGCAGATCTGGGGTTCCCCGAAGATCGAGGACGACTTCAAGCTGTGGGGCAACTTCGGCCACCTGCTGCGCGGCGGCACGCAGTTGTACGGGCACGCCAACTACGCCGGCGAACGGGTCACCGGCGGCTTTTTCTTCCGCAACCCCAACACGCGCGCGGCCGTCTTCAGCATCGACGGGGGCGAGACTCTTCTCATCGGAGATGTGCTCGACGCCAAGGACGGAGTGCTGGACGGGTCGGCGGGATGTCCCACCGTCCGGGTGAACGACGGGTTGCCCGACCAGGCCGCACTCGCCCGGGTCATGGCCGACCCGAACTGCTTCACCTTCCAGAAGAGGTTCCCCGGCGGGTTCACGCCCCAGTTCGGAGCCGACGTCACCGACGCCTCCGTGGTCGCCGGGGTGAAGGGCCAGACCGCGGACGGGCTGCTTTGGGACGCCAGCGCCAGCTACGGTGCCAACGAGGTGGACTTCTTCATCTTCAACACCGTCAACGCCTCGCTGGGCCCCGACACGCCCGACGAATTCGACCCCGGCCTGTACCGGCAGGAGGAAGTCGGCGTCAACGTCGATCTGGGATACGCCGCAAGCGACATGGTCAACCTCGCCGCCGGCGCAGAATGGCGCGACGAGCACTTCACCATCGGCCTGGGCCAGGACGAGTCCTGGGTCATCGGGCCCTACGCGCCCCAGGGGTTCAGCGCGGGGTCCAACGGTTTTCCCGGCTTCAGCACGATCGCGGCCGGGGGCTGGCACCGCATCAACTTCGCGTTCTATGGCGACGCTGAAGTGCTCGATCCGGCGGATGGCCGCTGGAACCTCGGGGGAGCGCTCCGCTTCGAGAACTTCGAGGACTTCGGCGCCACCCTGAACGGAAAGCTCGCCGCCCGCTACGCGCTCGCGGAGGGGTTTGCGCTGCGCGGCAGCCTGAGCACCGGCTTCCGGGCTCCGACCCCCGGCCAGCAGAACGCCTTCAACGTGTCGACCCAGTTCAACCGCGAGCTGCGCGACCTGGTAAACAACGGCACCATCCCCTCGACTTCGCGGGTCGCCCAGCTGAACGGCGGGGAGCCGCTGGACGCGGAGAAGTCGCGCAACCTGGCGCTGGGTGCGGTAGTCGGGGTGGGTGCCTTTCAGCTTACCGCGGACTACTTCCACGTGCGCGTCTCCGACCGCCTGGCGCTCACCCAGTCGTTCGAGTTGACCGACGTCCAGAAGACCCAGCTTGTCGCGGAAGGCATCTCGAGCGCGACCAATCTGCAGAACTTCCGTTTCTTCACCAACGACTTCCAGACCCGCACGCATGGGATCGACATCGTTGCGACCTGGGCGCCTCCCTCGTCCAGCGATACGGAGCTCAGCCTGGCCTTCAATCACACCGATACGCGCGTCACCCGGTACGATCCCGATGTGGTGAACGACACCCGCATCAGGCAGTTGCAGGAAGGCCTCCCGAGATACCGCTGGCTGGTGACCGGCAAGCATGCCCTCGGCGGCGTGCGCCTGCTGGCGCGGCTCAGCTACTACGCCGGCTGGTTCGATTCGAGAGATGATACGTCCTACGGCGGCAATCATCTCGTCGACCTGGAGGCGTCGTATTCGTTGAGTGAAGCGGCGACCGTGACGGTCGGGGGGCAGAACGCCCTCAACCACTATCCGCAGGAGAACGCCAACGCCGTCTTTTCGGGCAATCGATACGGTCCCAATTCGCCGTTCGGGTCGAACGGCGGGTTCTATTACCTTCGATTCGGCTATCGGTGGGAGTAA
- a CDS encoding SDR family NAD(P)-dependent oxidoreductase, whose translation MNDLIDLRGRNALVTGASRGVGKAVALQLARAGASVGIAYRSRRDEAEAVAAEVRGHGVAAWTAAGDLSRREAADALFARAAREFDGLDIFVGNHGIWPTADTPVAEISDERWHETMAADLHSVFYTCRSAARLLRADGRLVLIGSTAGQRGEAYHADYAAAKGAMGSFVKSFCIELAPRGITVNCVAPGWVDTEMSATAFRNGGRERIAAAIPIGRIATAEDVAGPVVFLCSELGRHVTGEILNVNGGAVLAG comes from the coding sequence ATGAACGATCTGATCGATCTGCGTGGGCGGAACGCCCTGGTCACAGGCGCATCCCGCGGCGTCGGAAAGGCGGTCGCGCTGCAGCTGGCGCGGGCCGGGGCGTCCGTGGGCATCGCGTACCGCAGCCGCCGCGACGAGGCGGAGGCGGTTGCCGCGGAAGTGCGGGGTCACGGCGTGGCGGCCTGGACGGCGGCGGGCGACCTGTCCCGGCGGGAAGCTGCCGATGCGCTGTTCGCGAGGGCGGCGCGCGAATTCGACGGCCTCGACATCTTTGTCGGCAACCACGGGATCTGGCCGACTGCCGATACTCCGGTGGCGGAGATCAGCGACGAGCGCTGGCACGAGACCATGGCGGCCGACCTGCACTCTGTGTTCTACACCTGCCGGAGCGCCGCGCGCTTGCTGCGGGCTGACGGCCGGCTCGTGCTGATCGGCAGCACGGCCGGGCAGCGGGGTGAGGCGTATCACGCCGACTACGCCGCGGCCAAGGGCGCGATGGGCTCGTTCGTGAAGAGCTTCTGCATCGAACTCGCGCCCCGGGGCATCACGGTCAACTGCGTCGCGCCGGGCTGGGTGGACACGGAGATGTCGGCTACCGCCTTCCGGAACGGCGGTCGGGAGCGGATCGCCGCCGCCATCCCCATCGGGCGCATCGCGACCGCAGAGGACGTGGCGGGCCCGGTGGTCTTCCTCTGCTCCGAGCTGGGCCGGCACGTCACCGGCGAGATCCTGAACGTCAACGGCGGGGCGGTGCTGGCTGGGTAG